A single genomic interval of Nomascus leucogenys isolate Asia chromosome 3, Asia_NLE_v1, whole genome shotgun sequence harbors:
- the RPEL1 gene encoding ribulose-phosphate 3-epimerase-like protein 1: MVSGCKIGPSILNSDLANLGAEYLQMLDSGADYLHLDVMDGHFDPNITFGHPVVESLRKQLGQDPFFDMHMMVSKPEQWVKPMVIAGANQYTFHLEATENPGTLIKDIWENGMKVGLAIKPGTSVEYLAPWANQIDMALVMTVEPGFGRQKFMEDMMGKVHWLRTQFPSLDIEVDGGVGPDTVHKCAEAGVNMIVSGSAIMRSEDPRSVINLLRNVCSEAAQKCSLDR; this comes from the coding sequence ATGGTGTCGGGCTGCAAGATTGGCCCATCCATCCTCAACAGCGACCTGGCCAATTTAGGGGCCGAGTACCTCCAGATGCTAGACTCTGGGGCCGATTATCTGCACCTGGATGTAATGGACGGGCATTTTGATCCCAACATCACCTTTGGTCACCCTGTGGTAGAAAGCCTTCGAAAGCAGCTAGGCCAGGACCCTTTCTTTGACATGCACATGATGGTGTCCAAGCCAGAACAGTGGGTAAAGCCAATGGTTATAGCAGGAGCCAATCAGTACACCTTTCATCTCGAGGCTACTGAGAACCCAGGGACTTTGATTAAAGACATTTGGGAGAATGGGATGAAGGTTGGCCTTGCCATCAAACCAGGAACCTCAGTTGAGTATTTGGCACCATGGGCTAATCAAATAGATATGGCCTTGGTTATGACAGTGGAACCGGGGTTTGGAAGGCAGAAATTCATGGAAGATATGATGGGAAAGGTTCACTGGTTGAGGACCCAGTTCCCATCTTTGGATATAGAGGTCGATGGTGGAGTAGGTCCTGACACTGTCCATAAGTGTGCAGAGGCAGGAGTCAACATGATTGTGTCTGGCAGTGCTATTATGAGGAGTGAAGACCCCAGATCTGTGATCAACCTATTAAGAAATGTTTGCTCAGAAGCTGCTCAGAAATGTTCTCTTGATCGATGA